The Thunnus maccoyii chromosome 9, fThuMac1.1, whole genome shotgun sequence genome includes a region encoding these proteins:
- the si:ch211-102c2.8 gene encoding trichohyalin isoform X4 — protein MADRSHDKAERDDEDTGELLNTDLNDNSSVIGLDHLPPKLDHCDLLLDAIDAQLGQLQVQPQKRQPISREHDCNDAALFRGSQSLSKDTGFGSTTQTNDTPMSCLDLLHTQTMDQTSERSTGSQEASVTHERSKQKLDRGTRDKVEIESHREQVIWRLERLLGDTCKEEGRMAGETHPPSESICTEDFVRCFREEMVELPLPEGSMQQPDKEEEAQWTEISDSDTLQSEQKAQIVLNVNRKGTATTGKSSKDTETAHYCQLYKPGQRKEQERCLSDSSGSKMSHVSEEEGAGGRYKALQNLDGDNSISYSTEVATEQENLQHNNICSPKARCLAGVPVWSFDTVSIDSDLDSVCTEQVRQHIHRRPGWLSHSLIESVRDMDDFCTNQSDNDTPTQEESEPQATPVQRFPSGNVQNRGAPVRKAQRSRRETYRLVCSLSDADKDTDEEINHWSRRCRPERTSEKMRSNWEKMKEYLSSLRQRCEKEEETLRLKKTQLTDVELSLSELQQRRRHALQELERLAAETAQMEREKRTLVSVLKESKAERDSISCQLQRLQRQRESCLLEVRSIEEELTTLSQHRKTLKDRACMEKTNVVMSVLEREEMERQLDSAKTELFSEQRRSREKLESMQEKLEETLEELQRVTEAESSLRNRCTCLEEKQKQNEEQTEALECQACELQGELGECKIRVGTLEKMVAQKELQLLDLQEQRGLLQAERDELKGELQHLKSQHYNALKEAREQAHKMIQAALKQQKDLALAHEQQIQKVNTQAEEEKAALKEQAQSLTQHIESTQSSLQLKEEEGKMLRKSLEQQEEEAKQRERKLHVEALEKVHKAIEEERGKWEAEKVEAVQKHCGILEEQNRKSLEHTRSEMQQEKSKALALQHKVMELQRRVQELESESCVQQREQESLLTVICKSLKEEHQAELRRLQRHMAQESQRTVLQLEQAVQLAEKEADRLQVMLEEKESSHNQTTAKQEQQLRHWAQELGVECEHLHLLVEQRGAKRSTVQLPASPTVAEGLANLRTLRDQLKHLISHLYQKLESQRQTTELLRKDKERELSIQRKQLRVERDQALDSLKERLIQEHIEELSSLNWAHMCDGGGEGGGAAASLRKQLKAKDLELRQVQRSMGQWKEKTVARLACKFEEELTAELERKTSKTQEERHEKSERSEVEMKLSAKEAQNSVCSPLFYAVDPAASHSPSDVASLKLLRYLQSRVKQLRVENQTYTCSPSPLNTGPSDLSGSYLMTINQCQDSAGNQSYSSIKTVPR, from the exons ATGGCTGACAGAAGCCATGACAAAGCAGAGAGGGATGATGAGGACACAGGTGAACTTCTCAACACTG ACCTTAATGACAACAGCAGTGTGATTGGACTGGATCATCTGCCTCCCAAACTAGACCACTGTGACCTCCTGCTAGATGCTATTGATGCTCAGCTTGGgcagctgcag GTGCAGCCCCAGAAACGCCAGCCAATCTCCAGAGAGCATGATTGCAATGATGCAG CACTTTTTAGGGGGAGTCAATCTCTGAGCAAAGACACAGGCTTTGGAAGCACAACTCAAACAAATGATACTCCCATGTCTTGTCTTGATTTGTTACACACTCAGACAATGGACCAAACATCAg AGAGGAGCACAGGCTCTCAGGAGGCTTCTGTCACACATGAGAGAAGTAAACAGAAGTTAGACAGAGGGACAAGAGACAAAGTGGAAATAGAGTCTCACAGGGAGCAGGTCATCTGGAGGCTAGAGAGGCTGCTTGGAGACACCTGTaaggaggagggaaggatggCAGGAGAAACCCATCCTCCTTCAGAGAGTATCTGCACTGAGGACTTTGTGAGATGCTTCAGAGAGGAGATGGTTGAATTGCCACTGCCAGAGGGGAGCATGCAACAAccagacaaagaagaagaggctCAGTGGACAGAGATATCTGACAGTGACACTCTCCAGAGTGAACAAAAGGCACAGATTGTTCTTAATGTCAACAGAAAAGGAACAGCAACAACTGGGAAAAGcagtaaagacacagagacTGCTCACTATTGCCAATTATACAAGCCAggtcaaagaaaagaacaggaAAGATGTCTTTCTGACAGCTCTGGGTCGAAGATGTCACATGTTAGTGAAGAAGAAGGAGCTGGAGGGAGATACAAAGCGTTGCAGAATCTTGATGGTGATAACAGCA TCTCTTACAGTACAGAAGTTGCAACAGAACAGGAAAACCTGCAGCACAACAACATCTGTTCTCCTAAGGCCAGGTGCTTGGCAG GAGTACCTGTGTGGAGTTTTGACACCGTGTCCATTGACAGCGACCTTGACTCAGTCTGCACAGAGCAGGTCAGGCAGCACATCCACAGGCGGCCAG GAtggctctctcactctctcattGAGTCTGTCAGGGACATGGATGACTTCTGCACCAACCAGAGTGACAatgacacacccacacaggaaGAAAGTGAACCTCAAGCTACACCAG TCCAGAGATTCCCATCTGGAAATGTCCAAAACAGAGGTGCTCCTGTCCGTAAAGCACAGCGTAGTAGAAGAGAAACTTACAG ACTTGTTTGTTCTTTGAGTGATGCTGACAAGGACACAGATGAGGAAATAAACCACTGGAGCAGGAGGTGCAGGCCTGAGAGGACATCAGAGAAGATGCGGTCAAATTGGGAGAAGATGAAAGAGTATCTCTCTTCCCTCAGGCAG AGAtgtgagaaagaggaggagacgTTACGGTTGAAGAAGACTCAGTTAACAGATGTTGAACTCTCCCTGTCTGAACTTCAACAGAGAAGAAGG CATGCCTTGCAGGAGTTAGAGCGTCTGGCTGCAGAGACAgcacagatggagagggagaagaggactTTGGTATCCGTTCTGAAAGAGAGCAAGGCAGAGAGGGACTCTATAAG TTGCCAGCTGCAGAGactgcagaggcagagagagtcCTGTCTCCTCGAGGTTAGAAGCATAGAAGAAGAACTCACAACTCTGAGTCAACATAGAAAGACTCTGAAGGACAGAGCCTGCATGGAGAAG ACCAATGTTGTTATGTCTGTGctggagagggaggagatggaAAGACAGTTGGATAGTGCCAAAACAGAACTCTTTTCTGAGCAGCGACGCTCAAGAGAGAAGCTAGAGTCCATGCAAGAA AAGTTGGAGGAGACTCTTGAGGAACTCCAGAGGGTCACAGAGGCAGAGAGCTCACTGAGGAACAGGTGTACTTGtctggaggagaaacagaagcagaatgAAGAGCAGACTGAG GCTCTGGAGTGTCAAGCATGTGAGCTGCAGGGTGAACTGGGAGAATGCAAGATCAGAGTGGGAACACTGGAGAAGATGGTGGCCCAgaaggagctgcagctgctAGATTTGCAGGAGCAACGTGGGCTCTTACAAGCAGAAAGAGATGAACTGAAGGGGGAGCTACAACACTTGAAATCCCAGCACTACAATGCACTGAAAGAAGCTCGAGAGCAGGCCCATAAAATGATT CAGGCAGCACTGAAGCAGCAGAAGGATTTGGCTTTGGCTCACGAGCAACAAATCCAAAAG GTTAATACGCAGGCAGAAGAGGAGAAAGCTGCTTTGAAAGAACAAGCCCAGTCTCTCACACAACATATTGAGTCCACACAAAGTTCCCTTCAG ctaaaagaagaagaaggaaagatGCTGAGGAAGTCtctggagcagcaggaggaggaggcaaaGCAGCGTGAAAGGAAGCTGCATGTAGAAGCATTAGAAAAG GTGCACAAAGCcatagaggaggagagggggaaatGGGAGGCAGAGAAAGTGGAAGCTGTGCAGAAACACTGTGGGATACTGGAGGAGCAGAACAGAAAGAGCCTGGAACACACGAGGAGTGAGATGCAGCAAGAGAAGAGTAAAGCACTGGCTCTTCAACATAAAGTGATGGAGCTGCAAAGA AGAGTGCAGGAGTTGGAGAGTGAAAGCTGTgtgcagcagagagagcaggagtCTTTGCTCACTGTGATTTGCAAATCACTGAAAGAGGAGCACCAGGCAGAGCTGCGGAGATTGCAGAGACACATGGCACAG GAGAGTCAGAGGACTGTGCTGCAGCTTGAGCAGGCTGTGCAGCTGGCAGAGAAAGAGGCCGACAGGCTCCAAGTGATgctggaagagaaggagagcagCCATAACCAAACCACAGCCAAGCAAGAACAGCAGCTCAGGCACTGGGCCCAGGAGCTGGGCGTAGAGTGCGAGCATCTACACCTTTTAGTGGAGCAGAGGGGAGCCAAACGAAGTACTGTGCAACTTCCTGCCAG TCCCACTGTAGCTGAAGGTCTTGCAAACTTGAGAACACTAAGAGACCAGTTAAAGCACTTGATAAGCCATCTATATCAGAAACTTGAGTCTCAGAGGCAAACAACTGAGCTGCTGAGAAAAGACAAG gagAGAGAATTGAGCATTCAGAGGAAACAGTTGAGGGTGGAGAGAGACCAAGCATTGGATTCTCTGAAGGAACGTCTCATTCAG GAGCACATTGAGGAGTTGAGCAGTCTTAACTGGGCTCATAtgtgtgatggaggaggtgagggggGAGGTGCGGCAGCATCTCTTCGCAAGCAGCTGAAGGCCAAAGACCTGGAGCTCAGGCAGGTTCAGAGGAGCATGGGCCAGTGGAAGGAAAAGACTGTAGCTCGTCTGGCATGCAAGTTTGAAGAAGAGTTGACGGCTGAACTGGAAAG aaaGACATCAAAGACACAAGAGGAGAGGCATGAAAAGTCTGAGAGGTCTGAAGTAGAGATGAAGCTTAGTGCAAAG GAAGCTCAGAATTCAGTTTGCTCTCCGTTGTTTTATGCTGTGGACCCTGCGGCCTCTCACAGCCCCTCAGATGTGGCTTCATTAAAACTTCTGCGCTACCTCCAGAGCAGAGTCAAGCAACTCCGAGTAGAAAACCAGACCTACACCTGCAGCCCATCACCTCTAAATACAGGCCCTTCAGATTTGTCAGGATCCTATCTTATGACA ATCAATCAATGTCAAGACAGTGCTGGAAATCAGAGTTACTCATCCATCAAGACAGTTCCAAGATAA
- the si:ch211-102c2.8 gene encoding trichohyalin isoform X1, whose translation MADRSHDKAERDDEDTGELLNTDLNDNSSVIGLDHLPPKLDHCDLLLDAIDAQLGQLQVQPQKRQPISREHDCNDAALFRGSQSLSKDTGFGSTTQTNDTPMSCLDLLHTQTMDQTSERSTGSQEASVTHERSKQKLDRGTRDKVEIESHREQVIWRLERLLGDTCKEEGRMAGETHPPSESICTEDFVRCFREEMVELPLPEGSMQQPDKEEEAQWTEISDSDTLQSEQKAQIVLNVNRKGTATTGKSSKDTETAHYCQLYKPGQRKEQERCLSDSSGSKMSHVSEEEGAGGRYKALQNLDGDNSISYSTEVATEQENLQHNNICSPKARCLAGVPVWSFDTVSIDSDLDSVCTEQVRQHIHRRPGWLSHSLIESVRDMDDFCTNQSDNDTPTQEESEPQATPVQRFPSGNVQNRGAPVRKAQRSRRETYRLVCSLSDADKDTDEEINHWSRRCRPERTSEKMRSNWEKMKEYLSSLRQRCEKEEETLRLKKTQLTDVELSLSELQQRRRHALQELERLAAETAQMEREKRTLVSVLKESKAERDSISCQLQRLQRQRESCLLEVRSIEEELTTLSQHRKTLKDRACMEKTNVVMSVLEREEMERQLDSAKTELFSEQRRSREKLESMQEKLEETLEELQRVTEAESSLRNRCTCLEEKQKQNEEQTEALECQACELQGELGECKIRVGTLEKMVAQKELQLLDLQEQRGLLQAERDELKGELQHLKSQHYNALKEAREQAHKMIQAALKQQKDLALAHEQQIQKVNTQAEEEKAALKEQAQSLTQHIESTQSSLQLKEEEGKMLRKSLEQQEEEAKQRERKLHVEALEKVHKAIEEERGKWEAEKVEAVQKHCGILEEQNRKSLEHTRSEMQQEKSKALALQHKVMELQRRVQELESESCVQQREQESLLTVICKSLKEEHQAELRRLQRHMAQESQRTVLQLEQAVQLAEKEADRLQVMLEEKESSHNQTTAKQEQQLRHWAQELGVECEHLHLLVEQRGAKRSTVQLPASPTVAEGLANLRTLRDQLKHLISHLYQKLESQRQTTELLRKDKERELSIQRKQLRVERDQALDSLKERLIQEHIEELSSLNWAHMCDGGGEGGGAAASLRKQLKAKDLELRQVQRSMGQWKEKTVARLACKFEEELTAELERCKTKLLRCRKTSKTQEERHEKSERSEVEMKLSAKEAQNSVCSPLFYAVDPAASHSPSDVASLKLLRYLQSRVKQLRVENQTYTCSPSPLNTGPSDLSGSYLMTINQCQDSAGNQSYSSIKTVPR comes from the exons ATGGCTGACAGAAGCCATGACAAAGCAGAGAGGGATGATGAGGACACAGGTGAACTTCTCAACACTG ACCTTAATGACAACAGCAGTGTGATTGGACTGGATCATCTGCCTCCCAAACTAGACCACTGTGACCTCCTGCTAGATGCTATTGATGCTCAGCTTGGgcagctgcag GTGCAGCCCCAGAAACGCCAGCCAATCTCCAGAGAGCATGATTGCAATGATGCAG CACTTTTTAGGGGGAGTCAATCTCTGAGCAAAGACACAGGCTTTGGAAGCACAACTCAAACAAATGATACTCCCATGTCTTGTCTTGATTTGTTACACACTCAGACAATGGACCAAACATCAg AGAGGAGCACAGGCTCTCAGGAGGCTTCTGTCACACATGAGAGAAGTAAACAGAAGTTAGACAGAGGGACAAGAGACAAAGTGGAAATAGAGTCTCACAGGGAGCAGGTCATCTGGAGGCTAGAGAGGCTGCTTGGAGACACCTGTaaggaggagggaaggatggCAGGAGAAACCCATCCTCCTTCAGAGAGTATCTGCACTGAGGACTTTGTGAGATGCTTCAGAGAGGAGATGGTTGAATTGCCACTGCCAGAGGGGAGCATGCAACAAccagacaaagaagaagaggctCAGTGGACAGAGATATCTGACAGTGACACTCTCCAGAGTGAACAAAAGGCACAGATTGTTCTTAATGTCAACAGAAAAGGAACAGCAACAACTGGGAAAAGcagtaaagacacagagacTGCTCACTATTGCCAATTATACAAGCCAggtcaaagaaaagaacaggaAAGATGTCTTTCTGACAGCTCTGGGTCGAAGATGTCACATGTTAGTGAAGAAGAAGGAGCTGGAGGGAGATACAAAGCGTTGCAGAATCTTGATGGTGATAACAGCA TCTCTTACAGTACAGAAGTTGCAACAGAACAGGAAAACCTGCAGCACAACAACATCTGTTCTCCTAAGGCCAGGTGCTTGGCAG GAGTACCTGTGTGGAGTTTTGACACCGTGTCCATTGACAGCGACCTTGACTCAGTCTGCACAGAGCAGGTCAGGCAGCACATCCACAGGCGGCCAG GAtggctctctcactctctcattGAGTCTGTCAGGGACATGGATGACTTCTGCACCAACCAGAGTGACAatgacacacccacacaggaaGAAAGTGAACCTCAAGCTACACCAG TCCAGAGATTCCCATCTGGAAATGTCCAAAACAGAGGTGCTCCTGTCCGTAAAGCACAGCGTAGTAGAAGAGAAACTTACAG ACTTGTTTGTTCTTTGAGTGATGCTGACAAGGACACAGATGAGGAAATAAACCACTGGAGCAGGAGGTGCAGGCCTGAGAGGACATCAGAGAAGATGCGGTCAAATTGGGAGAAGATGAAAGAGTATCTCTCTTCCCTCAGGCAG AGAtgtgagaaagaggaggagacgTTACGGTTGAAGAAGACTCAGTTAACAGATGTTGAACTCTCCCTGTCTGAACTTCAACAGAGAAGAAGG CATGCCTTGCAGGAGTTAGAGCGTCTGGCTGCAGAGACAgcacagatggagagggagaagaggactTTGGTATCCGTTCTGAAAGAGAGCAAGGCAGAGAGGGACTCTATAAG TTGCCAGCTGCAGAGactgcagaggcagagagagtcCTGTCTCCTCGAGGTTAGAAGCATAGAAGAAGAACTCACAACTCTGAGTCAACATAGAAAGACTCTGAAGGACAGAGCCTGCATGGAGAAG ACCAATGTTGTTATGTCTGTGctggagagggaggagatggaAAGACAGTTGGATAGTGCCAAAACAGAACTCTTTTCTGAGCAGCGACGCTCAAGAGAGAAGCTAGAGTCCATGCAAGAA AAGTTGGAGGAGACTCTTGAGGAACTCCAGAGGGTCACAGAGGCAGAGAGCTCACTGAGGAACAGGTGTACTTGtctggaggagaaacagaagcagaatgAAGAGCAGACTGAG GCTCTGGAGTGTCAAGCATGTGAGCTGCAGGGTGAACTGGGAGAATGCAAGATCAGAGTGGGAACACTGGAGAAGATGGTGGCCCAgaaggagctgcagctgctAGATTTGCAGGAGCAACGTGGGCTCTTACAAGCAGAAAGAGATGAACTGAAGGGGGAGCTACAACACTTGAAATCCCAGCACTACAATGCACTGAAAGAAGCTCGAGAGCAGGCCCATAAAATGATT CAGGCAGCACTGAAGCAGCAGAAGGATTTGGCTTTGGCTCACGAGCAACAAATCCAAAAG GTTAATACGCAGGCAGAAGAGGAGAAAGCTGCTTTGAAAGAACAAGCCCAGTCTCTCACACAACATATTGAGTCCACACAAAGTTCCCTTCAG ctaaaagaagaagaaggaaagatGCTGAGGAAGTCtctggagcagcaggaggaggaggcaaaGCAGCGTGAAAGGAAGCTGCATGTAGAAGCATTAGAAAAG GTGCACAAAGCcatagaggaggagagggggaaatGGGAGGCAGAGAAAGTGGAAGCTGTGCAGAAACACTGTGGGATACTGGAGGAGCAGAACAGAAAGAGCCTGGAACACACGAGGAGTGAGATGCAGCAAGAGAAGAGTAAAGCACTGGCTCTTCAACATAAAGTGATGGAGCTGCAAAGA AGAGTGCAGGAGTTGGAGAGTGAAAGCTGTgtgcagcagagagagcaggagtCTTTGCTCACTGTGATTTGCAAATCACTGAAAGAGGAGCACCAGGCAGAGCTGCGGAGATTGCAGAGACACATGGCACAG GAGAGTCAGAGGACTGTGCTGCAGCTTGAGCAGGCTGTGCAGCTGGCAGAGAAAGAGGCCGACAGGCTCCAAGTGATgctggaagagaaggagagcagCCATAACCAAACCACAGCCAAGCAAGAACAGCAGCTCAGGCACTGGGCCCAGGAGCTGGGCGTAGAGTGCGAGCATCTACACCTTTTAGTGGAGCAGAGGGGAGCCAAACGAAGTACTGTGCAACTTCCTGCCAG TCCCACTGTAGCTGAAGGTCTTGCAAACTTGAGAACACTAAGAGACCAGTTAAAGCACTTGATAAGCCATCTATATCAGAAACTTGAGTCTCAGAGGCAAACAACTGAGCTGCTGAGAAAAGACAAG gagAGAGAATTGAGCATTCAGAGGAAACAGTTGAGGGTGGAGAGAGACCAAGCATTGGATTCTCTGAAGGAACGTCTCATTCAG GAGCACATTGAGGAGTTGAGCAGTCTTAACTGGGCTCATAtgtgtgatggaggaggtgagggggGAGGTGCGGCAGCATCTCTTCGCAAGCAGCTGAAGGCCAAAGACCTGGAGCTCAGGCAGGTTCAGAGGAGCATGGGCCAGTGGAAGGAAAAGACTGTAGCTCGTCTGGCATGCAAGTTTGAAGAAGAGTTGACGGCTGAACTGGAAAG GTGCAAGACAAAGTTGTTAAGGTGCAG aaaGACATCAAAGACACAAGAGGAGAGGCATGAAAAGTCTGAGAGGTCTGAAGTAGAGATGAAGCTTAGTGCAAAG GAAGCTCAGAATTCAGTTTGCTCTCCGTTGTTTTATGCTGTGGACCCTGCGGCCTCTCACAGCCCCTCAGATGTGGCTTCATTAAAACTTCTGCGCTACCTCCAGAGCAGAGTCAAGCAACTCCGAGTAGAAAACCAGACCTACACCTGCAGCCCATCACCTCTAAATACAGGCCCTTCAGATTTGTCAGGATCCTATCTTATGACA ATCAATCAATGTCAAGACAGTGCTGGAAATCAGAGTTACTCATCCATCAAGACAGTTCCAAGATAA